In a single window of the Streptomyces sp. NBC_00285 genome:
- a CDS encoding HU family DNA-binding protein, which produces MNHVSRIYGGACDDTDPGLGLGPLPAAWRARPSTAVLQPVNRKESEVNKAQLVDAVTQATGDRAHATVAVEAVLDAMVRAVVAGETVSVTGFGSLTPEVRPARTARNPQTGQPVELTARQIVKFRPGARFKQLVAGRRAMPDSGICIRKDPKTPKPARP; this is translated from the coding sequence ATGAATCATGTATCGCGCATCTATGGAGGCGCGTGTGACGACACGGACCCCGGCCTCGGGCTGGGGCCTCTTCCCGCCGCGTGGCGGGCCCGCCCCTCGACTGCCGTGCTCCAGCCCGTGAATCGAAAGGAATCCGAAGTGAACAAGGCCCAACTCGTCGACGCGGTCACGCAGGCCACCGGCGACCGCGCTCACGCGACCGTCGCCGTCGAAGCCGTCCTCGACGCCATGGTCCGCGCCGTCGTCGCTGGTGAAACCGTCTCCGTCACCGGCTTCGGCAGCCTCACCCCCGAGGTGCGCCCCGCCCGCACCGCCCGAAACCCGCAGACCGGGCAGCCCGTGGAGCTCACCGCCCGCCAAATCGTGAAGTTCCGCCCCGGTGCGCGCTTCAAGCAACTCGTCGCGGGCCGCCGGGCGATGCCCGACTCCGGCATCTGCATCCGGAAGGACCCGAAGACCCCCAAGCCCGCTCGCCCGTAA
- a CDS encoding DNA cytosine methyltransferase, which translates to MPRSVHLLCGAGGDATGLLEAGFDPILGINHWQTAVDTFALNHPTAAARRADIQNYPMRWLPKALVLWASVICWELSPAGGRKRPDPVQDALFEEEEQWRELPPEAFELTRVTAWCVLRAAEAKRFPCVVVENVVEFITGWGLFPEWIRCMKKLGYRVQIVSVSSAHIGSETNPYAPQWRDRVYLVFTLAGIRRPDLAPRPLAYCLHCGRDVRARQSWRDPKVKVGKYGQQYDYRCPNTRCGHALVEPYVRPASDVIMWDDIGQRIGDRDRPLVPNTMRRIEAGLAKFPHQPSVVTLTHGKDGTDRAFAPDTRPLPVRTVKVGEALLVPVGGSWNDTASSAAEPMRTRMTRESEALVTVDPFIVEFRNNCDVAPVDNPLSTLAGARHHGLVVPDGVAGDRARNTLVIPYRKAAPKTAAEPLHTLSTRASAAVVRSAPDIKECYFRMLQPREHLSAQRFPETYQVVGSKAAQTQQAGNAVSVNVARWIGERLMPVLA; encoded by the coding sequence GTGCCCCGATCCGTCCACCTGCTCTGCGGAGCGGGCGGAGACGCCACCGGCCTGCTCGAAGCCGGATTCGACCCCATCCTCGGCATCAATCACTGGCAGACCGCGGTCGACACCTTCGCGCTCAACCACCCCACGGCCGCCGCCCGGCGTGCCGACATCCAGAACTACCCCATGCGCTGGCTCCCCAAGGCCCTCGTGCTGTGGGCCTCGGTCATCTGCTGGGAGCTCAGCCCCGCCGGCGGGAGGAAGCGCCCCGACCCCGTACAAGACGCCCTGTTCGAAGAGGAGGAGCAGTGGCGTGAACTTCCCCCGGAAGCCTTCGAGTTGACGCGGGTGACCGCCTGGTGCGTGCTGCGCGCCGCCGAGGCAAAACGGTTCCCCTGCGTCGTCGTGGAGAACGTCGTCGAGTTCATCACCGGCTGGGGCCTGTTCCCGGAGTGGATCCGGTGCATGAAGAAGCTGGGCTACCGCGTCCAGATCGTCTCGGTGTCCTCCGCGCACATCGGCTCGGAGACCAACCCGTACGCCCCGCAGTGGCGCGACCGGGTCTACCTGGTCTTCACCCTCGCCGGGATTCGCCGCCCCGACCTTGCCCCACGTCCGTTGGCGTACTGCCTTCACTGCGGGCGCGACGTCCGCGCCCGCCAGAGCTGGCGCGACCCGAAGGTCAAGGTCGGCAAGTACGGCCAGCAGTACGACTACCGGTGCCCGAACACGCGCTGCGGCCATGCCCTGGTGGAGCCGTACGTCCGCCCGGCCTCCGACGTGATCATGTGGGACGACATCGGCCAGCGAATTGGAGACCGCGACCGTCCGCTGGTGCCGAACACCATGCGGCGCATCGAGGCGGGACTGGCCAAGTTCCCCCACCAGCCGTCCGTCGTCACCCTCACGCACGGCAAGGACGGAACCGACCGCGCGTTCGCTCCGGACACCAGGCCGCTGCCCGTCCGCACGGTCAAGGTGGGCGAAGCACTCCTGGTGCCGGTCGGCGGTTCGTGGAACGACACGGCCTCCTCGGCAGCCGAACCGATGCGCACCCGCATGACTCGCGAGAGCGAAGCCCTGGTCACCGTCGACCCGTTCATTGTGGAGTTCCGCAACAACTGCGACGTCGCGCCCGTGGACAACCCGCTCAGCACGCTGGCCGGGGCCCGGCACCACGGCTTGGTGGTACCCGATGGCGTTGCCGGTGACCGGGCCCGCAACACCCTGGTCATCCCGTACCGCAAAGCCGCCCCGAAGACGGCGGCCGAGCCGTTGCACACCCTGTCGACCCGGGCCTCGGCGGCCGTGGTGCGCAGCGCGCCCGACATCAAAGAGTGCTACTTCCGCATGCTCCAACCCCGCGAGCACCTGTCGGCCCAGCGGTTCCCCGAGACGTACCAGGTCGTCGGGAGCAAGGCCGCCCAGACACAGCAGGCCGGCAATGCCGTGTCCGTCAACGTCGCCCGCTGGATCGGCGAACGCCTCATGCCCGTCCTCGCCTGA
- a CDS encoding DUF4192 domain-containing protein translates to MTTSDPRIEVNGPSDYAELLPFLIGHQPEDTIAVHGRIATGVGTGPTMTLPLPEDPATWQSTAEAFATQFHHITHDHGRHDVLDIIVFLCGTPRPGQSSAEAAESMRPLADYFVDAFNKARRAPVMSVIALIDNHWWAYECYLPGCCEGEPLPGPDDPNSVTAQLIRLDRTPGRRASDITQEFLPTEPEDAADLLRALDNEGAAWAQHCATSSDDGTVLQATHTLLETAIRDFRNGATELAHDITARLIYGLNDEWAQDHGLEHIEDDDLPHTRRLWAFLARHSLPPYEAAAVPALSLLAAVAWRQDDQSTARFALQRALTLDPNDEFADAIHGAINHGLDATTLLPIARKAKAERQARACSNDAHKN, encoded by the coding sequence GTGACCACCTCCGACCCCCGCATCGAGGTCAACGGCCCCAGCGACTATGCCGAACTCCTGCCGTTCCTCATCGGCCACCAACCCGAAGACACCATCGCCGTCCACGGCCGCATCGCCACGGGCGTCGGCACCGGGCCAACCATGACCCTGCCGCTCCCCGAGGACCCCGCCACCTGGCAGTCCACCGCCGAAGCCTTCGCGACTCAGTTTCACCACATCACCCACGACCACGGACGCCACGACGTCCTAGACATCATCGTCTTCCTCTGCGGCACCCCCCGACCCGGCCAGAGCTCCGCCGAGGCCGCCGAATCCATGCGGCCCCTGGCCGACTACTTCGTTGACGCCTTCAACAAGGCTCGCCGAGCCCCCGTCATGTCGGTCATCGCCCTCATCGACAACCACTGGTGGGCCTACGAGTGCTACCTCCCCGGATGCTGCGAGGGCGAGCCGCTCCCCGGCCCCGACGACCCCAACAGCGTGACCGCACAGCTGATCCGCCTCGACCGCACCCCCGGCCGCCGCGCCAGCGACATCACCCAGGAGTTCCTGCCCACCGAGCCGGAAGACGCCGCAGACCTGCTCCGCGCCCTCGACAACGAAGGCGCCGCCTGGGCCCAGCACTGCGCCACGTCATCCGACGACGGCACAGTGCTGCAGGCCACCCACACGCTCCTGGAGACCGCGATACGCGACTTCCGCAACGGCGCCACCGAACTCGCCCACGACATCACCGCCCGACTCATCTACGGCCTCAACGACGAATGGGCCCAAGACCACGGCCTCGAACACATCGAGGACGACGACCTCCCCCACACCCGCCGCCTGTGGGCCTTCCTCGCCCGCCACTCCCTCCCCCCGTACGAGGCCGCAGCCGTCCCCGCACTCAGCCTCCTCGCCGCCGTCGCCTGGCGCCAGGACGACCAATCCACCGCACGCTTCGCCCTCCAGCGCGCCTTGACCCTCGATCCCAACGACGAATTCGCCGACGCCATCCACGGCGCGATCAACCACGGACTCGACGCCACGACACTCCTGCCCATCGCCCGCAAGGCGAAGGCTGAACGCCAAGCCCGCGCCTGCAGCAACGACGCCCACAAGAACTGA
- a CDS encoding N-6 DNA methylase: protein MPDDDIFLPRAATPAAARPAPSWAKKAPPKSKAAVRPAKTTWRKAFAPRDPHDHARKIAENVMDAWYQSHGGSSIDVPLGTVAALALLRQPPDTGTGLADWILGRQPHELPQFFKEIYLGHWIERPDLIDRAVRLHDWAWNPDPDPHQLRAVQAVTQRAVNQGLLDLTGHDDPYMRAETDVLSPLLTGLRHKSDKKWRGEYHTPPCVTDLLARMLVDKDFAQPDMAIREPAVGSGTMLRSVAQRLRDLGLNPHDYLWYGNDVDALAAACAAVNTIVWDLGPRAYIGCADSLALEDGGYAKTLAEAKDSFEQRDKYLDTATTIAAHRRAFRLVDKLTANEPAAV, encoded by the coding sequence ATGCCAGACGACGACATATTCCTGCCGCGAGCTGCCACCCCCGCCGCGGCCCGGCCCGCACCCAGCTGGGCGAAGAAGGCCCCGCCCAAATCGAAGGCCGCCGTACGCCCCGCCAAGACCACCTGGCGCAAGGCCTTTGCCCCGCGCGACCCCCACGACCACGCCCGAAAGATCGCCGAGAACGTCATGGACGCTTGGTATCAGAGCCACGGCGGGAGCAGCATCGACGTCCCCCTCGGCACCGTCGCCGCGCTCGCGCTCCTGCGCCAGCCGCCGGACACCGGCACCGGCCTCGCGGACTGGATCCTGGGCCGCCAGCCGCACGAACTGCCCCAGTTCTTCAAGGAGATCTACCTCGGCCACTGGATCGAGCGCCCCGACCTGATCGACCGCGCCGTGCGCCTGCACGACTGGGCCTGGAACCCCGACCCCGACCCCCACCAGCTCCGTGCCGTCCAGGCCGTCACCCAACGCGCCGTCAACCAGGGCCTGTTGGACCTGACCGGCCACGACGACCCCTACATGCGCGCCGAGACCGACGTCCTCAGCCCGCTCCTGACCGGCCTACGCCACAAGAGCGACAAGAAGTGGCGCGGCGAGTACCACACACCGCCATGCGTCACCGACCTGCTGGCCCGCATGCTCGTCGACAAGGACTTCGCCCAGCCCGACATGGCCATCCGCGAACCCGCCGTCGGCTCCGGCACCATGCTCCGCTCTGTCGCCCAACGGCTGCGCGACCTCGGCCTCAACCCGCACGACTACCTCTGGTACGGCAACGACGTCGACGCACTCGCCGCGGCCTGCGCCGCCGTCAACACGATCGTCTGGGACCTCGGCCCGCGCGCCTACATCGGCTGCGCCGACTCCCTCGCCCTCGAAGACGGCGGCTACGCCAAGACACTCGCCGAAGCCAAGGACTCCTTCGAGCAACGCGACAAGTACCTCGACACCGCGACCACCATCGCCGCACACCGCCGCGCCTTCCGCCTCGTGGACAAGCTCACCGCCAACGAACCGGCCGCCGTATGA
- a CDS encoding PD-(D/E)XK nuclease family protein, translating to MTTVVIAPQRPVSLWPAAHAADARRPRSQQTKLGASDTVCARRAGYLLHGRTPTDTGEKRKAILGTWLHAGILDAAREEYGWLVERRVEDETVRGHIDAVQLDSTTAARLPKRLRPTLPAEQTTVEDVKTKGTYQWDNVLRYGASEAEMRQVYLYADLLAAEGFARVSGQRQLARIGPVPVARIRFRFINRDNGDDHVQEIAYEADRARRARWWVQQVRAAATPEELPRTFQGPGLSAICDHCPFRTACWGPLATGRSPQSRLVHDDEERATALAEYVAVTEQIKPLKERQKFLRAQLDGSEPGTYGGNVLGWSGGNPTKVDDVEAMVGLYRRAGLEVPMAPDTGAMKARLKEVGIPVPTRLDLDRRTAVSINVTASKQS from the coding sequence ATGACCACTGTGGTCATCGCGCCCCAGCGGCCCGTCAGTCTGTGGCCCGCCGCCCACGCGGCGGACGCCCGCCGCCCCCGCTCCCAGCAGACCAAACTCGGCGCCAGCGACACCGTGTGCGCGCGCCGGGCCGGATACCTCCTGCACGGCCGCACCCCCACTGACACGGGCGAGAAGCGCAAGGCGATCCTCGGCACCTGGCTGCACGCCGGGATACTCGATGCCGCCCGCGAGGAGTACGGCTGGCTCGTCGAGCGCCGCGTCGAGGATGAGACCGTTCGGGGGCACATCGACGCCGTCCAGCTCGACAGCACGACTGCCGCACGGCTCCCGAAGCGGCTGCGCCCCACGCTCCCGGCTGAACAGACGACTGTCGAGGACGTGAAGACGAAGGGCACCTACCAGTGGGACAACGTCCTGCGGTACGGGGCGAGCGAAGCCGAGATGCGGCAGGTGTACCTGTACGCCGACCTGCTCGCCGCCGAGGGATTCGCGCGCGTGAGCGGTCAGCGCCAGCTCGCCCGGATCGGCCCCGTGCCCGTGGCCCGCATCCGCTTCCGGTTCATCAACCGCGACAACGGCGACGACCACGTACAGGAGATCGCCTACGAGGCCGACCGGGCCCGCCGCGCCCGCTGGTGGGTCCAACAGGTCCGCGCCGCCGCCACCCCGGAAGAACTCCCGCGCACGTTCCAGGGACCGGGCCTGTCCGCGATCTGCGACCACTGCCCCTTCCGCACCGCGTGCTGGGGGCCGCTCGCCACTGGGCGCTCCCCGCAGAGTCGGCTCGTCCACGACGACGAGGAACGCGCCACGGCGCTGGCCGAGTACGTCGCCGTCACCGAGCAGATCAAGCCCCTCAAGGAGCGTCAGAAGTTCCTGCGGGCCCAGCTCGACGGCTCCGAGCCGGGCACCTACGGAGGCAACGTCCTGGGTTGGAGCGGCGGCAACCCGACCAAGGTCGACGACGTCGAGGCCATGGTCGGCCTCTACCGCCGCGCGGGCCTGGAGGTGCCCATGGCGCCGGACACGGGCGCCATGAAAGCCAGGCTCAAGGAGGTGGGCATCCCCGTGCCCACCCGCCTCGACCTCGACCGGCGGACCGCGGTGAGCATCAACGTCACCGCGAGCAAGCAGTCCTGA
- a CDS encoding helix-turn-helix domain-containing protein, giving the protein MSIQLMVVAAYLPKEVINTTQKLVLMKIADSADDQTRLARPGLERMMAWSGVGEKQVITVVTQLVGLGLVERVTIGRVGHRAEYRVFPYGVPPIPSTEELAERRRAAQQAPTNPRLARSSTPRRRPSSAARTQQDVTARQEVRAAEEDAREAGLPQGNPDGATGRVALGEPSGLPQGNRAGSPRETPSLPPSSSSLPNPPTPTAEVVGDAETHRGQQRARCAKHAEPVGNCRGCGTNPRAEREEERREAADREHRVQQDWLREFFAEQERRVAQSDPQALEMARQRTRELARMGRERGRQTAAKSRQGPGRSQDRPH; this is encoded by the coding sequence GTGAGCATCCAACTGATGGTGGTGGCCGCCTACTTGCCGAAGGAGGTGATCAACACAACGCAGAAGCTGGTACTCATGAAGATCGCGGACTCGGCCGACGACCAGACCAGGCTGGCCAGGCCCGGACTGGAGCGGATGATGGCCTGGTCCGGCGTGGGGGAGAAGCAGGTCATCACGGTCGTCACGCAACTCGTCGGCCTCGGCCTGGTCGAACGGGTCACGATCGGCCGTGTCGGCCACCGCGCCGAGTACCGCGTCTTCCCGTACGGCGTGCCGCCCATCCCCTCCACGGAGGAGCTGGCCGAGCGGCGCCGTGCGGCGCAGCAGGCCCCGACCAACCCTCGATTGGCGCGCAGCAGCACGCCGCGCCGCAGACCGTCGTCGGCAGCCCGCACCCAGCAGGACGTGACTGCTCGGCAGGAAGTTCGGGCCGCCGAGGAAGATGCGCGGGAGGCAGGGTTGCCGCAGGGGAACCCTGACGGGGCCACGGGCAGGGTCGCCCTGGGGGAACCCAGTGGGTTGCCGCAGGGAAACCGGGCGGGTTCCCCCAGGGAAACCCCTTCTCTTCCCCCTTCTTCCTCTTCTCTTCCTAACCCCCCTACCCCCACGGCCGAGGTTGTCGGGGACGCGGAGACGCATCGCGGACAGCAGAGGGCGCGCTGTGCCAAACACGCCGAGCCGGTGGGCAACTGCCGGGGATGCGGCACCAATCCGCGTGCCGAGCGGGAAGAGGAACGCCGGGAGGCAGCCGACCGTGAGCACCGTGTCCAGCAGGACTGGCTGCGGGAGTTCTTCGCCGAGCAGGAGCGCCGGGTGGCGCAGAGCGACCCGCAGGCGCTGGAGATGGCCCGTCAGCGAACGCGGGAACTGGCCCGCATGGGGAGGGAGAGGGGACGACAGACGGCGGCCAAGTCCCGCCAGGGACCGGGGCGTTCGCAAGATCGACCACATTGA
- a CDS encoding recombinase RecT, with amino-acid sequence MTDEPSAEPAVVEGELAEPTATAPQPVPASAITLRADQDEFDHKQLSTLALISPGLAAAPRGHLAMFFHYCVRTGLDPFARQIYMIGRTNWKAADNPDEPEKTWTIQTGIDGFRTVAHRAAAKAGESISYEDTVYYDSEGNAHDVWLSKAYPAAVKVTVLRGTSRFPMIARWDEFAPTYYDRKQSAYVVAKMWQQMPAHMLRKCAEAGSLRMAAPQDLSGVYVDEEMERADAEAVVREAQEATRRLRVAAGLEAGDSTGGTSSGESGGDPETGERNTSAAMAEPKKRSRAAKNPAKTTAPEQDTATRADEPPTPAKRAPRKRTAPARRTAS; translated from the coding sequence GTGACCGACGAACCATCCGCCGAACCCGCCGTAGTGGAGGGCGAGTTGGCCGAACCAACCGCGACGGCGCCCCAGCCCGTCCCTGCGAGCGCCATCACCCTGCGCGCCGACCAGGACGAGTTCGACCACAAGCAGCTCTCGACGCTGGCCCTGATAAGCCCCGGCCTGGCCGCCGCCCCGCGCGGCCACCTGGCCATGTTCTTCCACTACTGCGTACGGACCGGCCTCGACCCGTTCGCACGGCAGATCTACATGATCGGCCGCACCAACTGGAAGGCGGCCGACAACCCCGACGAGCCCGAGAAGACATGGACGATCCAGACCGGCATCGACGGCTTCCGCACGGTCGCCCACCGGGCGGCGGCGAAGGCCGGGGAGTCCATCTCCTACGAGGACACCGTCTACTACGACTCCGAGGGCAACGCCCACGACGTGTGGCTGTCGAAGGCGTACCCGGCCGCGGTCAAGGTCACCGTCCTGCGGGGCACCAGCCGCTTCCCCATGATCGCCCGCTGGGACGAGTTCGCCCCGACGTACTACGACCGCAAGCAGAGCGCGTACGTCGTGGCGAAGATGTGGCAGCAGATGCCCGCCCACATGCTGCGCAAGTGCGCCGAGGCCGGCTCGCTGCGCATGGCCGCACCGCAGGACCTCTCCGGCGTCTACGTCGACGAGGAGATGGAGCGTGCCGACGCCGAAGCCGTCGTCCGTGAGGCGCAGGAGGCGACCCGACGCCTGCGGGTGGCGGCCGGACTCGAAGCGGGCGACTCCACGGGCGGCACGTCGAGTGGCGAGTCCGGCGGCGACCCCGAGACGGGGGAGCGGAACACGAGCGCGGCGATGGCGGAGCCGAAGAAGCGGTCACGTGCCGCGAAGAACCCGGCCAAGACCACGGCCCCGGAACAGGACACCGCCACCCGCGCCGACGAGCCCCCAACTCCGGCCAAGCGTGCCCCGCGCAAGCGGACCGCCCCCGCTCGCCGCACCGCCTCCTGA